A single genomic interval of Hevea brasiliensis isolate MT/VB/25A 57/8 chromosome 4, ASM3005281v1, whole genome shotgun sequence harbors:
- the LOC110657303 gene encoding AIG2-like protein D — MNSSSSAVVGVSGGSDAHRVFVYGSLLADDVVRVLLNRVPQSSSGILDGYHRFSIKGRVYPAILPVQNKQVTGKVLFGITDLELDILDTFEDVEYERTTVDVSLMDGSHKLRAHTYVWGNQNDPNLFGEWDFEQWKRAHMNDFLKMTTGFMEELELPESKPRVATYESFFQHDDNNSPMP; from the exons ATGAATTCGTCATCATCAGCAGTTGTGGGAGTGAGTGGTGGCAGTGACGCTCACAGAGTCTTCGTGTACGGAAGCCTTCTGGCTGACGACGTCGTTCGCGTCTTACTCAACCGCGTCCCTCAATCCTCCTCTGGCATTCTCGACGGCTA TCATAGGTTTAGCATAAAAGGGCGTGTTTATCCCGCCATTCTTCCAGTCCAAAACAAGCAAGTCACCGGCAag GTCCTCTTTGGCATCACTGATCTTGAATTAGATATTTTAGATACGTTCGAGGACGTTGAGTATGAAAGGACTACCGTTGACGTTTCCTTGATG GATGGTTCTCACAAATTACGAGCACATACTTATGTTTGGGGAAACCAAAATGATCCCAATTTGTTTGGAGAGTGGGATTTCGAG CAATGGAAAAGAGCGCACATGAATGATTTTCTCAAGATGACTACTGGTTTTATGGAAGAACTGGAGCTGCCTGAATCAAAGCCTAGAGTAGCCACTTATGAATCCTTCTTTCAGCATGATGACAACAATTCCCCTATGCCTTAG